CTTTGCTGTTCAGGTAGCGGAGGGGAAACTCCTCCCACCACAGGAACGATACTGTGCTCTTCACTTTGGCCTAGAACCTCCCAGCCATCAGACCTGCACCAGACGCTGCCTTTGTCTCTGAAGCGGATTTTCCCGAACGACAGTACGATCCTCCCGCTTTGAGACTCGGCCACTCGGAGAGCGTGAGAGACAATTCGGACAGGTGAAATAACGTCATCTTCCGAGAGGTCCACACTCAAGAACGGATAATTCCAGTCGGGGAGGGTGAGTTCTCTGACGGTCGGATGTGAGCAGGAGAAGATCGGGATGGGTTTCCATTTGTGGCTCTGGGCCAGTGATATTTTATGctcgtttgtacaaatcatGTCACATCCTGATATGCATTCGGAATCGTAGATGCAGAGGGATTCCAGATCTTCTCCTTGGACAGGTGCCGTGACTATCGATCCCAGATGGTTTCCTTTCTCATCCTGGTGTAAATGTGACTGTGAAAATGAATCCTTGAGAGCACATACATTCTGCACACTTTTCTTTTTCGTCATCGCTCTGGGGTTTGGCCTTATTGAGTCCCCGATTGGTACTGGGGTCTGGCTCCTGGTTCCACTTTCAACCTCGTCCTCTTCCTGCTGGGTTTTGCAACTCAGATCAGGACTGGGGTTCCCACTAATGCCCAAAAATTGCCAATAGTCCTCTTCAAAATCGCACACGGAGAAATCCCAGCTGGATCTGTCCGCCTTAGAGTCGTCCGGTTGTGTGAAATAGTCCGAGTCGGCGGCGTCGGACACATCCGTGAGACCTCCGTCTGTCAAATGATGCTCCTCGGGGTCCACCAGGGAGCTGCTTAGCGACGGTACGTCGGACATCTCCGTGGGAGGCGAGCTTTTCCCCGTCCTCAGCTGTAAAATATCATTAATGGttaatttttccatttcatccCAGAAGGCGGAGATGGCGTAGACGCACGGCGTTCGGTCTTCGGCCTGGGCGTACGCTTCGGGGCCGTCAACCACCGGCGTGATGATGACATCCGGAACCAACTGAGGACAGTCAACATCACATATTGGAAGGTGAGGTTCTGTTTGGACTCTTGACGGATCCGCTTTCTGTTGGTTGGAGCTTGGCAAGCTTTCAACAAAAGCTTGCGTACCAGAACCGTTACAGTCAGGATCCTGCAAGCTCCCAGCACCGGAACTCTGAATTGGATCCCAGTTGTATGATAAAGATGAGGAGGAGTAGGGTTGGCACTGTCTTGGTCGGTTTTCAATCAAATCCTCCTCAAAGAGCTCCCGAGGCACAGATTCCGAAGCCGAGAGATAAATTTCAGAATCAGAACTGTGAAGGGTGAAAAAGTCAACACTGTCCTCAAACTCATCTGAGTCCACCCGATCCAAATGAAAAAATTCATGTATTGTGCCTTCTTTGTTGTCCTCCATTATATGATGACTACTCAGGTTTCCTTCGCTGTTGTCTTGCACTAAATTGTCACCATGCGGACTTCCTTCGACGTCGTTTTGCTTCCCTCTATGATCTTCATCTGTGTCTTCTTGGTCGTTTTGCTCAATTTCATCACCACACGGGGTACCTTCTATTTTGACTTGCAATTTGGTATCACCTTCATGTGTTGCTTCTCCACCGTCACCCTCAGTTCCTTCTCTATGGTTTTTCGTTACATCACCATCGGATTCTTCTCGATTGTTTTTCGCTATATCATGCAGGGTACCTGGAATTATATTTTCATCGTGGATTTTTCCTTCATGGTTTTGCTTTATATCTTCACCATACAGGGGTTTTTGTCTCTGGTTTTTCTCTACATCCTGCCAAGT
This genomic interval from Syngnathus typhle isolate RoL2023-S1 ecotype Sweden linkage group LG11, RoL_Styp_1.0, whole genome shotgun sequence contains the following:
- the LOC133162650 gene encoding uncharacterized protein LOC133162650, with product MDDLDHSMCIAEEEWSNFFKESEKCSLPQPLLARPEGLRCPIPMDSAAQSLQSLDVNNTTCVKMELIHDVGTREDEKIQIRDDIGSGYRKEVHMIKERSPEENKKSIVQIPEAVSDVARSHSIKRESNARCQSEDGNKAPQREEKERWFVTLPLNDTPGSGRACATPKDKRSKLRKHTRKSSREPQDDESEVNKNINQNGSKEMEEQKSSCHVVQNDCKETWQDVEKNQRQKPLYGEDIKQNHEGKIHDENIIPGTLHDIAKNNREESDGDVTKNHREGTEGDGGEATHEGDTKLQVKIEGTPCGDEIEQNDQEDTDEDHRGKQNDVEGSPHGDNLVQDNSEGNLSSHHIMEDNKEGTIHEFFHLDRVDSDEFEDSVDFFTLHSSDSEIYLSASESVPRELFEEDLIENRPRQCQPYSSSSLSYNWDPIQSSGAGSLQDPDCNGSGTQAFVESLPSSNQQKADPSRVQTEPHLPICDVDCPQLVPDVIITPVVDGPEAYAQAEDRTPCVYAISAFWDEMEKLTINDILQLRTGKSSPPTEMSDVPSLSSSLVDPEEHHLTDGGLTDVSDAADSDYFTQPDDSKADRSSWDFSVCDFEEDYWQFLGISGNPSPDLSCKTQQEEDEVESGTRSQTPVPIGDSIRPNPRAMTKKKSVQNVCALKDSFSQSHLHQDEKGNHLGSIVTAPVQGEDLESLCIYDSECISGCDMICTNEHKISLAQSHKWKPIPIFSCSHPTVRELTLPDWNYPFLSVDLSEDDVISPVRIVSHALRVAESQSGRIVLSFGKIRFRDKGSVWCRSDGWEVLGQSEEHSIVPVVGGVSPPLPEQQRIVGAIQRPVRQGVLSTLQQSDMCLVCIAFASWVLTSSDTQSADAWKAALLANVSALSAIQYLRQIK